CCCTGGACTACGACGATCACAAACTCGATCCTGGCCATCGGCATCCTCTTCCTGATGGTCATAAAGCCAGGTTGGCTCGGCTCGCTCCTGACAGTTGCCGCGGCCTTCGTCATCGGCGCGATCATCTCGGGTCTGGTGATCCGCCAGGGGAGAAACGACCCAGCCATGACTCCCCAGGATCAGGGACCGCTTCCGGCTTCACAGACCGCCAACCAGCGCTGAGGTAGGAGATCTGCCAGCCAGCCCTTTGGTTGTCTACGTAACCACGCTCATAGGGCAGATCTTGCTCAGGAGGCTGCCGCCACGCTGACACCAGCCAGCAGGCTCAGGCAGCTCTGGCCAGGTTCTCTCGCTCCCAAAAAAAGGGTGTTGACTAATTGAGCCACCCGCGTTATAATAATGTCGCAAGCCGTTGTGAGAGGCACATTCCTCGATAGCTCAACGGTAGAGCAACCGGCTGTTAACCGGTGGGTTGCAGGTTCGAATCCTGCTCGAGGAGCCTTGTAAGAAGAGAGCCACAGAAGCGCTGACTTCTGTGGCTCTTCTTTTTGCAGGCGATGGCCTGCGTGTTTTTTTGGGGACCATCGCCTCCCTTCCTCCCTCCCGAAGCGAGCTGCTTACCCCTCTGCAGGCTCAGCGAGGTGCTGAGCCTCGCCGCGCTCGACCGAGCCTGTGGCCCGGCTGTCTTCTTCAGCCTCGGTCGACGGGCTAACGGTCTCGGCGAAAATCGGGCGCAGCTCGCTGATAGTCGGTGGGCGACCTCCTGCTCCCCCGCGCCGCTGCAGGCAGAGCCGATAGCTGACACGGTCGGGCCGATAGTAGCGCTCCTGGATGTAAATAGGGGCATTCCCTCCTGTGCAAGAGAGGCGGCGGATCAGTAATAGTGCGGCTCCCACTGGCACCTCTAGCAGGTGGGCCTGCTCGGGCGTCGCATTGGCTGCCGTGATCTCAAAGGTACCTGCCTCAATAGGGATGCCGTAGCGCGACTCTAGCAGGTGATAGATCGTCTCGCGGTCTAGCTCCTCCTCGGGCAAGAGCACGCCGAAGCGCATCGGCAGCCAGGTCACATCGAAAGCCATAGGCCGGCCATTGGCCAGGCGCAGACGATCGAGGCGCATCACCTCCTCGCCCTCGCGCAGGCCCAAGGCGCTGGCCACCGCCCGGCTGGCCGCCTCGCGCTGGAAGGCCAGAACACGCGAGGATGGCTCAAGGCCAGCTAGCTCCATGTCCTCGACAAAATCGGTCAGACGGACAAGGCTCTGCTCGACGCGCTGCTCGGCTACATAGGTACCTTTCCCATGACGCCGCACGACCAGGCCCTCGTCTTCCAATTCGTTGAGGGCCTGTCGCACGGTAATGCGGCTGACTCCGTACGTTTGCATCAGCTCCTGCTCGGTCGGTAGGCGATCACCAGGACGATAAACGCCGCGCTCAATCCCGCCACGCAGAATCTGCTTGAGCTGGTGATAAAGCGGCGTCGGCCCCGGCATCAATTGCTGTGGTGTTGGCATACTTCTCCTCAGCCTGGCCCAGTTCGCTTCCGTGGCAATGGTTATGACGATATGCTCACTGCGGAACACTCCCCTCATTATAGGATATCAGAGCACGTGCGACAAGCCATTATGCGGAAGGAGCACTGAGTGGAGCAAGTGCAGCGATGGTACGCTGTAGACGCTTACTCGCCCCCTGCGCAATTTGTACGAGCTGCGGGTTGCCGCTCACCGCCAGCATAGCCTGGGGATCGGCAATCTCGACCCGACTGCCGTCAGCAACAGCACGCACGACGAC
The sequence above is a segment of the Thermogemmatispora onikobensis genome. Coding sequences within it:
- a CDS encoding GntR family transcriptional regulator translates to MPTPQQLMPGPTPLYHQLKQILRGGIERGVYRPGDRLPTEQELMQTYGVSRITVRQALNELEDEGLVVRRHGKGTYVAEQRVEQSLVRLTDFVEDMELAGLEPSSRVLAFQREAASRAVASALGLREGEEVMRLDRLRLANGRPMAFDVTWLPMRFGVLLPEEELDRETIYHLLESRYGIPIEAGTFEITAANATPEQAHLLEVPVGAALLLIRRLSCTGGNAPIYIQERYYRPDRVSYRLCLQRRGGAGGRPPTISELRPIFAETVSPSTEAEEDSRATGSVERGEAQHLAEPAEG